Proteins encoded together in one Lagopus muta isolate bLagMut1 chromosome 3, bLagMut1 primary, whole genome shotgun sequence window:
- the LOC125690492 gene encoding ly6/PLAUR domain-containing protein 2-like has protein sequence MKMPLVGLLLGLACIELAQSLQCYTCKEPMDISKCRTPTECPPRAKVCTTTLHSVDLGYPFFGNITVTRSCEEECVTYEGIGSNRPTTCCYTDLCTEDTRSSKGERSSSAALGVMAMIFGTLLQCVL, from the exons ATGAAGATGCCTCTGgtggggctgctgcttggcCTGGCATGCATAGAGTTGG CCCAGTCCTTGCAGTGCTACACATGCAAGGAGCCAATGGACATTTCCAAGTGCAGAACACCCACAGAATGTCCCCCGAGAGCCAAGGTGTGCACAACAACTCTGCACTCTGTAGACTTAG GTTACCCGTTTTTTGGCAACATCACCGTCACAAGAAGCTGTGAAGAGGAGTGTGTCACCTATGAAGGGATAGGGTCAAATAGACCAACAACATGCTGCTACACTGACCTCTGCACTGAAGACACCAGGAGCAGCAAGGGGgagagaagcagctctgcagcgcTGGGTGTGATGGCCATGATTTTTGGCACGCTCCTCCAGTGTGTTCTGTGA